A single Xylanimonas cellulosilytica DSM 15894 DNA region contains:
- a CDS encoding SDR family NAD(P)-dependent oxidoreductase has translation MTWDPIRLPDLTGHVYAVTGATGGIGYFAAEQLASAGAEVVLVSRSAQKIGVAAAAIRGQAPRAVTGSVAFDLTSLASVREGAEQLAALPRLDGIFLNGGPMDLAARARTQDGLPLMTGAHTVANVALVAGLLSARTRADRDRPLRIVHTSTGFVQQFRTKVTDARATARTGIGAYVVAKTLTEVFAYELDRRVRAAGLPITSVVTRPGVGVDAKTPHRPGIRDATVPSRRNPFTPWAQGKDAAAWSGVRALADPDVVGGQLYGPRKVAGPPVRLTPSPHTSAPSPDVADRVWAGLEDLAGTQVRVPRV, from the coding sequence GGCGCGACCGGCGGTATCGGCTACTTCGCCGCCGAACAGCTCGCATCAGCCGGCGCAGAGGTGGTCCTCGTGTCCCGGTCGGCGCAGAAGATCGGCGTCGCCGCGGCCGCGATCCGCGGACAGGCGCCGCGGGCGGTGACCGGATCCGTCGCCTTCGACCTGACGTCGCTGGCCTCGGTCCGCGAGGGCGCCGAGCAGCTCGCGGCACTCCCGCGGCTGGACGGCATCTTCCTGAACGGTGGTCCGATGGACCTCGCCGCCCGGGCGAGGACGCAGGACGGTCTGCCCCTGATGACCGGGGCGCACACGGTCGCCAACGTGGCGCTCGTCGCGGGACTCCTCTCGGCACGCACGCGGGCAGATCGCGACCGCCCGCTCAGGATCGTCCACACGTCCACCGGGTTCGTCCAGCAGTTCCGCACGAAGGTGACGGACGCCCGCGCCACGGCCCGCACCGGCATCGGCGCCTACGTCGTGGCGAAGACCCTCACCGAGGTGTTCGCCTACGAGCTCGACCGCCGCGTCCGCGCCGCCGGCCTCCCGATCACCTCCGTCGTCACGCGGCCGGGTGTCGGTGTCGACGCCAAGACCCCGCACCGCCCGGGGATCCGGGACGCCACCGTCCCCTCCCGACGCAACCCGTTCACGCCGTGGGCGCAGGGGAAGGACGCGGCCGCCTGGTCGGGGGTGCGCGCGCTCGCGGACCCGGACGTGGTCGGCGGCCAGCTCTACGGGCCCAGGAAGGTCGCCGGGCCTCCGGTCCGCCTGACGCCCTCGCCGCACACGAGCGCGCCGAGCCCGGACGTCGCGGACAGGGTCTGGGCCGGGCTCGAGGACCTCGCGGGGACGCAGGTGCGGGTGCCTCGCGTGTAG